GGAGAACCCCCTCACGCCGGCTCCTGCCGTTGCTCTCTTATTCCCCAATAATTTTCACCAGCACGCGTTTGCGGCGTCTGCCGTCAAATTCACCGTAGAAAATCTGCTCCCAGGGACCAAAATCCAGCTTGCCTTTTGTGATGGCGACAACGACTTCGCGGCCCATGACCTGGCGTTT
The window above is part of the Verrucomicrobiia bacterium genome. Proteins encoded here:
- a CDS encoding secondary thiamine-phosphate synthase enzyme YjbQ — its product is SASVYINDAEDGLLHDYEVWLEKLAPHEPTSQYHHNRTGEDNADAHLKRQVMGREVVVAITKGKLDFGPWEQIFYGEFDGRRRKRVLVKIIGE